The following proteins are encoded in a genomic region of uncultured Ilyobacter sp.:
- a CDS encoding iron ABC transporter permease has protein sequence MEKGRFRVWLISGIVIFSATLLVYAGMGYIKIPVKDVFEILFNLDPEKVGMTEWVIVREVRLPRIAVSMIAGAALSLSGLVFQGVLLNPLADPYTLGISAGASFGAALAIILKLSFLGGFTVQLMAFVFAVISLSMVLKMATFGGKINSVSLILSGVIIGAFFSAGLTFTKYIAGDEVASIVFWLMGSFSSKTWGEALIMGVVTLLGLIVFIYYGEEMNILSLGEKNALSMGVETSRVRKILLVTASIISAVSVSVCGIIGFVGLIVPHLMRFLVGTDNKKLIFICAIWGAIILSAADNLVRAVLPNEIPIGIMTSLLGAPFFAFIFRKRLSGGRL, from the coding sequence ATGGAAAAAGGAAGGTTTAGAGTATGGCTTATCTCTGGGATAGTGATATTCTCCGCAACTCTTTTAGTATATGCTGGAATGGGATATATAAAAATCCCTGTGAAGGATGTTTTTGAAATATTATTTAATCTGGATCCTGAAAAAGTCGGGATGACAGAATGGGTTATAGTCAGAGAGGTTAGGCTTCCACGGATAGCAGTGTCTATGATAGCTGGAGCGGCACTTAGTCTGAGCGGTCTTGTGTTTCAGGGAGTGCTATTGAATCCCCTGGCAGACCCCTATACCCTGGGTATATCAGCAGGAGCATCTTTTGGTGCAGCTCTCGCCATAATACTGAAACTAAGTTTTCTAGGTGGCTTTACAGTTCAGCTAATGGCCTTTGTTTTTGCAGTGATAAGTCTAAGTATGGTGCTAAAAATGGCGACCTTCGGGGGAAAGATAAATTCGGTGTCCCTTATACTTTCTGGGGTAATAATTGGGGCCTTCTTTTCTGCAGGGCTAACATTTACAAAGTACATAGCCGGTGATGAGGTGGCTTCGATAGTTTTCTGGCTTATGGGAAGCTTCTCGTCGAAGACATGGGGCGAGGCTCTTATTATGGGAGTGGTGACTCTCCTTGGTCTTATAGTGTTTATATATTACGGAGAAGAGATGAATATATTATCTCTAGGTGAAAAAAATGCCCTTTCCATGGGGGTTGAAACCTCTAGAGTCAGAAAAATACTTCTGGTAACTGCTTCTATAATATCGGCAGTCTCTGTATCTGTCTGTGGTATAATAGGATTTGTAGGGCTGATCGTACCGCATCTAATGAGATTCCTTGTTGGGACTGACAATAAGAAACTGATATTTATATGTGCCATCTGGGGTGCGATAATACTTTCTGCAGCAGATAACCTTGTGAGAGCCGTCCTGCCAAATGAGATTCCTATAGGAATAATGACCTCTCTTTTAGGGGCGCCATTCTTTGCCTTTATATTCAGAAAAAGGCTTTCGGGAGGTAGACTCTAG